TTTAATTAATCTGCATAATATAGGTGATATCAGACAACCAATAAAAACCCCCATAGAGAAAAGGGCTTCTAAAATTGAAAATTTATCTGCGCCTACTTTCAGCACTTCTTTTGTGTATGGAAGAAGAAGGATGGGGATAGTCATTAACAGTATCATGATGCACGTTTGGATTGCGTAAATTCCAAGAAGGCGCGGATTGTCTTTCAGATAGTGTAAGGAGCTTACATAGTCATCTACAAAACTACTTTTTTCTTTATTAGGTGTTCCATAGCAGTGTTCTGGTTTGCATTGCATGAGCCAATTAAATATTCCAGCCAATAAAAATAATAACCCACCCAGGGCAAGAGTGTTCATCAGTCCTAAATATAAAACCAAAAATCCGCTTACTCCCATTCCAATGATTGTTCCTAGCTCATAAAGCATATCTACAGTTGCATTGGCATTCATTAAATCATTTTCTGGAACAATACTACTTATCATGGGTACTGCTGCTGGCATATAAAATGAGACAAAAATACCCAGACATATGGCCAGGACAAAAATATTTGTTGATAAGCCTAAGTAATAAAGTATCACAAAAACAATAACAGCCAGCCCACGAACCATATTGGACATAATCATTAAATTTTTACGGTTATATTTATCTGCGCATACACCAAAAAAAGGACCAAATAGTATTGTGGGTAACCAAATACAAAACATCATTAAGGCTATCCCACTAATAGAATGCATTTTCTCATAAGCAAGCCAGGATACTGTAATATAAATTAATCCATTGCCTAAGGTCGCTAAAATGCCACTTAAGGCAAAATAGAGATAAGGCTGAATAGAAAAAAGCCTAAAGCGCGCCTTTAATTCATCTATAATCATATTAATAATTCTCTATAGAGTAATGAGTTTTCATTCATTTCTTCCAAAAGCATCTTTGCTACATTCGTAAGAAATGGTGCATTATTTAGTGTGTCCAATGCAGCTATAAGGTTCTGGTAATTATTTGGCTCTACCCCAACGAAGGGGGCACTTTAATTAAATTAGTCTAGACTAAGTCCTTGATTTAGCGGTCAAAAGGAAATTAAAGTGCCGAAATATAATCTTATCCTAAATTTACCTGGATTTACTATAGTAAAAGTGAGTGGTTATCAACCTTTACTCTTAGATGTTCGCTATAGTGGTTTAACGCGTTGTGGTCATTGTCAAAGTAAACAAGTTAGAAAGAAGTCGGCTTATACTCGAGAGGTTCATCATGAGCTGATAGGTCATCGAAGAACTATCTTAAGATTTAAAGCGTATAAGTTGTATTGTCATGCGTGTAAGCGTTGTGGTAATCAACAATTCCCTGGAATAAATAAACACCAACGTTCGACTTGGCGAGCCCAAGCGGCAGTATTTCATGAGCACAGCCGAGGGGGCTCTCAAAAAGACCTATCCGAGCGCTATAAGAAAGGTAAAGCGACAATAGAACGTTGGTATCAACGCCATTATGAGGAACAACATCGAGAGTTAATCAATAAACCCTGTCCTACAGTACTGGGTATTGATGAACACTTCTTTAGTAAAAAAGAGGGATTTGCCACTACCTTTTGTGACCTGAAAAAACCATAAAATATATGATGTGGTAAAGGGACGAAGTGAAGGCGACTTGAAGGATTATCTAGAGCGGTTACCTGGAAAAGAACGAGTAAAAGTAGTTTGTATGGATTTAAGTAGCACGTATCGTTCGATAATAAAAAAGCACTTCCCTAATGCCCTGATTGTGGCGGATAGATTTCATGTAGTTCGTTTAATTCACCATCAATGCATGATGACTTATCGAGAACTATCCAGTCAGATAAAAAGCAATAGGGGTATCTTGGCTCTGCTTAGAACCCGACCAGATAACTTAAGTGCAGAAAAGAAAGTTAAACGAGACGCGTTTTTAATTCAGAACCCCGCGATTGATGCCATCTATCAATTTCAGCAACAGCTTCATGTTCTATTAATGAAACGAGCATTAACTCAGCGTGCTTGTCGCCAAGTGATACCTACCTTCTTGGGTATGCTGGATGAATTAAAACAAAGTGGATTTAAGGCATTAGTCTCATTAGGAAGGACCTTAACCTCTTGGAAAGATAAGGTGGCTAGAATGTGGCGATTTAGCAAATCTAATGGAATAACAGAAGGGTTTCATCGAAAGATGAAATTGATTCAAAGAAGAGCTTATGGGTTTAGGAATTTTGAAAACTATAGAGTCCGTGTTAAGGTCCTCTGCGGGTGATTATAGCTGCCCCCTTAAATGGGAAAGAGCCAACTTACTCCGAATGCTGTTGGGGTATCAAGAAGGGCTGCGAGACGAGTTTCTTTTAAGATTATCCAGTCTCGTTCTTCAGTTGCTCGGATTTTTATAGTCATTTTAAATTTGTTGCAAGATGCAATTTTTGTTGAATACTGTGGTGAAGAGTTGCTGTTTGTTATTATTAAGTGCCCATCAGTGCCCCTCAGAGGTCTTTTATTTTTTCGAACTACACGTAACTACTTGATTTTATTGGTGGGCCCACTAGGACTTGAACCTAGGACCAACGGATTATGAGCCCCCAGCCTTAAAATTAACTCGTTGATTTTAAAGTAATAATTTGCAACGGGATACCACTACAAATGTCGTACAGAGTATAACAGTGTCGTACTCAAACACGCAAATCTCACGCAAGGATATTTTTGCAACTTTATTGGCATTTTACTGGAAAAGTCATTTGGTTTTAATAAAAATGACTATTTGAGACGTAATGATGAATAAGATAAAATGTAGATCATTTGATACAAATATTCGTTATTTATTTGTAATTAACGAAATTATGTATCATACTTTAAATATGAAGACTGAAGCTACCTATAAACAAAAAGTACTCCAGATGGCTAGTAAAACCGGCATTGTTCGAATGTCCGATCTAACCGAAAGGGGGATCACTAGAGCGACCATTTCAAGGCTTGTTAGCGAAAACAAACTTGAAAAACTCGCTTCTGGGCTCTATTGCTTGCCCGAGACTGAGTTTTCAGAAAAAGAAAGCCTAGTTATTATAGCAAGCCGAGTACCTCAAGCAGTGTTTTGCCTGCTAACTGCTTTGCAGATTCATGATCTAACAACACAGCTACCTCGAAAAGTATGGATAGCTATGCCAAAAGGGAGCCATGCGCCAAAAATGGATTATCCTCCGCTAAAAATGGTGCAATATTCCGATGAAGCCTTTAGTGAAGGAATTGAAATTATAGAATCAGATAATATTAGACTAAGGGTGTATAACCGTGGCAAGACTATTGCAGATTGTTTCAAACATCGCAATAAAATTGGACTTGATGTAGCCATTGAAGCACTTAAAGAGGCTTATACAAAGAATAAAGTTACAGTTGATGAACTATGGCATTATGCGAAAATTTGTCGCGTTGCAAACGTAATGCGTCCTTATATTGAGGCAATTCAATGACAAAAAATATTGGTGAGTCTGTACGCTCACGTTTGAAAAATATAGCTGTTAAAGAAGGTTCTGATTTTAATGCGGTATTGACTCGTTACGGGCTAGAGCGTTTGTTATATCGGATTGGAGCATCAGACTTTTCTAATCAGTTTTTATTGAAAGGTGCTTTATTGTTTAACCTTTGGTATGACATGCCCCATCGACCCACTAAAGATATTGATTTATTGGGGTTTGGTGAAAATGATCTAGCGTATATTAAACAAACGTTCAGGAAAATCTGCAGCATCTCTGGAGATGATGGAATAAATTTTTTATCTGAATCAGTGACGGTAGACACTATAAAAAAAGAAGGAGGATATACTGGAGCAAGAGTTGAATTATTTGGGGAATTAGCTAAAGCAAAGATTAAAATACAAATTGATATTGGTTATGGTGATGCAGTTACACCTGGTCCAATAGATGCCCATTATCCCGTGCTTCTTAATGATCTTCCTGCCCCTAAGATCCGTACTTATCCAATTTATACGGTGATTGCAGAAAAATTGCATGCTATTGCATTATTGGGTATGGCGAATAGTCGATTAAAAGACTACTTGGATCTTTATGTGCTATTAAGTAATGAGCAGTTGGATAATCATGTTCTAGCTCAAGCCATACAAGCTACATTTACTCGTCGAGGCATGACCGTTCTTGAAGAGCTACCTATCGGCCTAACCGATGAGTTTGCCAATGACCCAACCAGAGAATCAATGTGGAAAGCTTTTTTGAGAAAAAATGAACTAGAGCAGAGGCCATTGACTGACATTATTATTGTTATCAGGAATTTGGTTCAAATCCCATTATCTTTAGCAAAGTAATATTTTATTTGACTAACAAACGCCAGATATCTGCAGCGATAATTATTCAGACACATAATGTAACACAAATGGGTTTTAAGAATGAATCATAACCCGCCATGCCTCTACGATCCTAATGATTCCCGATGTATCTAATTCAAAGTATCTCAAGTTTTTGATCAAAAAGAATATCTGTTGATCAAGCTATTATTTATAAAATATTTTAGGTGAATCAATTGACATATACCCATGCAGGGTATATACCTATAGGGGTATAGGAGAAAAATATGAATAAACACTCAACTCATGAAAAAGAATTGCACGGTCTAAATCGCGCAATTGGCCAACTTGAAGGCATTAAGCGAATGATTGAAGAGAAGCGCTACTGTATTGATGTCTTAACACAAATTCGTGCGGCGCGCAGTGCTTTAAAAACCATCGAACTAAGTGTTTTAGATACTCATATTAAGGGTTGCTTAGGTCACATTGCCACATTAAATGATGAGAACACGCGTGACCAAAAATTGAATGAAATTATTGAGTTATTAAAAAAATACGAATAGGTGCATTATGAACAATCATCATCACACGGGACACCATACTGCAAAAGCAGAGTCTGCTTCGTGTTGCCATACGCCTAAAATACCAAACGATGCAGAAATAAGGGACTCAAGTGGTTTTTATATTTGCCCCATGCATCCAGAGGTGCGTCAAAATAGGCCCGGTAATTGCCCTATTTGTGGTATGGCTTTAGAGCCAGAAACAATGAGTATTGAAGCAGAGGTCAGTTCAGAATATCGGGATATGAGACGCCGTTTTTGGATAGCACTCATTTTGACGTTACCTTTATTTCTCTTGGAGATGGGCGGTCATTTTCTAGCACATACAATTCCTGCAGGGTTATCTACTTGGTTGCAACTAACCTTGGCAACCCCGGTAGTTTTATGGTGTGGCTGGCCCTTTTTTCAACGTGGATATTATTCTCTTAAAACACGTCAACTAAATATGTTTACCTTAATTGCTATGGGTATTGGCGTGTCCTGGATTTATAGTGTGGTTGCAACCTTAGTACCCAGCTTGTTTCCAGCTGCATTTCAAACAGCAAATGGACATGTCGCTGTTTATTTTGAAGCTGCTGCAGTCATTACGACCTTGGTTCTATTAGGTCAGGTTCTTGAGCTAAAAGCACGAGAGCAAACTGGAAGTGCAATTCGTGCCTTATTGAGCCTATCTCCGGAAACGGCTCATCGTATTGGAAAAGAAGGCTCGGAAGAAGAGGTTTCATTAGAAAAAGTTCAAGTTGGTGATTTATTACGTGTACGCCCAGGCGAAAAAGTACCCGTAGATGGTGAGGTAATGGAAGGACAAAGCTACATTGATGAATCAATGGTGACGGGTGAGCCGATGCCTGTGAGTAAAGAGGTGGGTGCCAAAGTCATCGGTGCTACGATGAACCAAACGGGAAGCTTTGTAATGAAAGCTTTACATGTGGGAAGCGATACTATGCTCTCACGCATTGTGCAAATGGTGAGTGAGGCGCAAAGAAGTCGTGCTCCTATTGCGCGTTTAGCGGACAAAGTATCGGGCTGGTTTGTACCTATTGTTCTTTTGATTGCAGTTTTAGCGTTTATTGTATGGGCATTAGTAGGACCACAACCTTCACTTAGTTATGGTTTGATTGCCGCAGTATCGGTTTTAATTATTGCATGCCCTTGTGCTCTTGGTTTAGCAACACCAATGTCAATTATGATTGGTGTAGGGCAAGGCGCACGAGAAGGGGTTTTGATTAAAAATGCTCAGGCCTTGGAACAGATGGAGAGGGTCAATGTGTTGGTTGTGGATAAAACAGGAACATTAACAGTCGGACGTCCCACACTTACCCGTATAGTAACTATTGATGTATTCAAAGAACAAGAAATACTCGCCATGGCTGCCTCAATTGAGCAGCTGAGTGAGCATCCAATAGCTCGTGCAATTGTTGATGCCGCAACAAAGCAGAAATTATTTTTTGAGTCTGCAGAGGAGTTTAATGCCCCTACGGGAAAAGGGGTTACAGGTAAAGTAGGTAGCCATCAAATAACCATTGGTTCTCATAGTTTCATTCATGAATTGGGTATAAAGGATAATCCTGGGTTAACCAAAATTGCTGATGAAGAGCGGGCTAGAGGTGCAACTGTGGTGTTTGTAGCAAGAGATAAAGAAATAGCTGCGATTTTGGTTGTGCAAGATCCTATTAAATCAAATACCCGAAGGGTTATTGATGAACTTCATCTAAGTGGGATAGAGGTCTACATGCTGACCGGAGATAGTAAAAAAACAGCCGTGAGCGTAGCAAACACACTCGGCATCAAGAATGTAATAGCAGAAGTAATGCCTGAAGAGAAGAGTCGGCAAGTCCGCGCATTAAAAAATAAAGGGTTCGTGGTTGCAATGGCTGGGGACGGAGTTAACGATGCTCCCGCACTTTCTGAGGCAGATATTGGTATTGCGATGGGAACAGGAACCGATGTTGCAATTGAAAGTGCCGGGATTACTTTGTTGCATGGTGATTTGGAAGGAATTCTTAAAGCCCGTCATTTATCGGCAGCGACCATGCGAAATATTCGTGAGAATTTATTTTTTGCTTTTGTTTATAATGGGTTAGGAGTACCGCTTGCCGCTGGCGTTTTATATCCAATAACAGGTTTATTATTGAGTCCTATTATTGCAGCGGCTGCTATGTCGTTGAGTTCGGTTTCTGTGATCGCTAACGCACTGCGATTACGCGGTCTTAAATTAAACGTTCTAAGTGAAAGAAAATGAAAAAACAGGATGCATTATGCACAGGGATAATTTTAATAATGGTGTTTTTGGTAAAGCCCACTCTTATGTGGGCAAAGTCCGGCGAGCTTACTTTAAAACAAGTGACTCAAATGGCTTTGTGTGCAAACCGTGATTTAAAAGCAGCACGTTTAAATGTATCTATAGCGCAGGCACGTCTGGTTCAGGCGGGACTCTGGTCCAATCCCAGCCTTAATCTCAACAACAATGATGATAGAATCTTTAATAATGAAGGGGAGTACTCACGAACCGTAGGATTTACACAGGCCTTTCCGATTTCGGGACGTATTGCCCGACAAAAAAAGGTAGCGCGGATTGATGTGGCTAAAGCCATGGTTGAAATTAGAGAAGCTGAGCGTCAGTTATCTGCTAATGTGGCCAATGCGTTTTATAGTTTAGTTGTTACCGAAGGTCGGTTAAAACAACAGGACTATTTACTTCATTTAAACAGGCAGTTAATTGCCGTCACGCAAAATCGTTATCAGGTTGCTGAAGTCTCTGAGTTAGATCTCAATACCGCACAGCTCGAATATCAGCGCATCCATCAAGAAAAGCATTTGTTAGAAAGCACCAAAATCGCACAAGTTGCGCAGCTCAATCAATTATTAGGGCGGCCCTCTAATGCCCTTTTAAGACTGGACTTAAATCCTCCAAAAAATAATTCCTGGCCAAACGTGAATGCCCTAATAGCAATTGCCTTAAAAAATAGGCCTGATCGCCAGGCATTGCTCTTAACTATTCATCGTTCTAATGCGAATGTCCAGTTGGCTCGTGCTGAGCGTTTTGCTGATTGGACTGTAGGCTTGGGTGTTCAGCAAGATAAAATTGTGGTTGAAGGTGGTGAACCTCAATCTGCAGATCGCACATTAGGGGTGAGCCTCTCGGTTCCTTTGCCTTTGCTTAACCAAAATCAAGGGTTGATTGCCGAAGCAAGTGCCACAGGAACTCAAGCCATTCTGGCCTTACGTGCTTTAAATTTAAATATCGAAACACAGGTGAGTAGTCAATTGGCACAATTAAAGCTTTTGCGGCATACGATAGACCAGACTCAAAAACAGTCCTTACCGCTCACATTAAAAAATGTGCAATTGGCCAATACAGCTTATAAAAATGGGCAATTGTCATTATTGAATTTAGTACAAGTTCAAAGGCAACAAAATGACGTGCAATTGGCTTATCTCACCAATCTTGAAAAGTACTTACAAAACTACGTGGCATTGTGTACTGCGATTGGAACAAGTGCGGTAAAACCCTGCAACTATTTATCTTAAAAAGGAATTGACATGACACGAGGTGTGCGAAAGATATTTGGAATGCAAACGCTTTTAATAGCTTTGTTGCTTGGCGGTGGTTCACTTCTTTGGGCTCATGGTGATGAAATTGAGGTCAGTGATGTAGGGGCTAAAGGGCCTGTGCAGCTTACCAAAGCGCAAACTGACATGTTGGATATCAAGGTTGCTGAAGCGACTAACCGCCCCATGGCACAATTACTTAATTTGAACGGCCAAATTCAGCTGTGGCCGGATGCTCAATCAGATGTCAGTGTTCGTATTAGTGGGGCTATCAGTGCGATTGATGTTAATTTAGGGGATAAAGTTACTGTGGGTCAACGTTTGGCAACAGTACAATCACGATTAATTGGTAATCCTCCACCCAGTGTCGTGGTAAAAGCACCTATTGCAGGAGTGATTGATGTACGTAATGTCAATTTAGGACAAGCAGTTGAACCTAATACCGTTTTATTTCACATCAGTAATCGTGACCAATTATTGGTGGTTGCACAAGTCTACGAAGAGGACATAGGAAAAATTAAGACAGGGCAAGCTGTTACTATTCATCCTTTAAGTTATCCCAAAAAAAACTTCCCTGGAAAAGTGCTTCTAATGGAGCCTAACCTTGATGCATTGACACGTACGGCTAATGTGCGCATTAGTCTTTCTAATCCACAAGACCTATTAAAGCCTGGAATGTTTGTTCGTGCCAGTGTGGTTTTAAGTCGCAATGAAGCCTCTCTGACGGTCCCTAACGAAGCTCTGTTGCAAGCTGATAGTCAGAGTTTTGTTTTTGTACGCAATGGGATGACGTATGACCGTGTTGTAGTTCATGAAGGTGCCAGTGATGATGAGTACACGGAAATTCTTGAAGGTTTAGTTCCGGGAGATGAGGTGGTTATTCAGGGAAATCGAGAGCTATATACTATGTGGCTCAGTGGCAGTGGCAAACTTAAGGAAAATACTAAGGAGAGCCATTAATGTTTACACGTCTCATTGCTTGGTCATTGCATAATCGCCCCTTGGTTTTAGCGCTTACTCTAATTCTTTGTATATTAGGTGGTTATACTTTAAAGCAAATGCCAGTCGATGTGTTTCCAGAGTTTGCGCCGCCACAGGTGGTGGTACAAACACAGGCTCCTGGCATGGCAACACAAGATGTGGAAACCTTAATCACTTATCCTTTAGAAAGTGCTATTAATGGCACTCCTGGAGTTGCTAGCGTGCGCTCTAAAACTTCAGTGGGACTTTCTACGATTACAGTGGTCTTTGATGATCAAACCGATATTTACCGTAATAGGCAGTTAGTGAATGAGCGTATTCAACAGGCAACGAGTGCATTACCTCCGGGAGTTACTCCACCGGTTATGTTGCCAGTAACCTCTGCTGTGGGTTGGTTGGTAAAGTATGCCTTAGTCAGCAAAACAGACAGCCTTGAGACCTTACGTACTTTGTCGGATTGGACGATTCGACCTCGTATTCTAGCACTTGGTGGTGTTGCCTCGGTCGTGTCTATTGGCGGTGAGGTAAAGCAATATCAGGTACGACTTATTCCTGAGAGGATGTTAGCCTATCGCATCAGTGTTGAAGACGTGCGCCAAGCACTGACTACAGCCAACCAAAACGTACCGGGTGCTTTTTTACATCAAGCAGGAACAGAGCTTGTTGTTGGCACATTGGGACGTATTCAAACGCTTGAGGACATTAAAAAAACGCTGATTACTGTGCGTAATGGTGTGCCAATCACTATTAATAACATTGCAACCGTTGCTTTTGGCGGTGAAATAAAACGCGGTGATGGGGCTTACAATACAGAAAAAGCAGTTGTTGGCACCATTTCTAAAGCCTATGGCGCTGACACGGTGACGACCACTGCGAAAGTTGAAAAGGCACTGTCCGATATCAAAGCTTCTTTGCCCAAAGGCGTTACCCTAATTACTGATGTATTTCGCCAGGCGAATTTCATTGAGTCAGCCATTCAAAATTTAACAAGGGCTTTGTTAGAAGGAGCCATCATTGTTATTGCTGTACTGTTTCTCTTTTTAATGAATTGGCGTGCTTCATTTATAACTTTTTTGTCGATGCCTGTCTCGTTTGTTGTTGGAATTATGGTGCTTCATTTTTTTGGTATTGGTATCAATTCCATGACCTTAGGTGGGATGGCGATAGCGATTGGTGAGGTTGTGGATGATGGAATTATCACCGTTGAAAACGTGGTGCACCGCTTACGCATCAACCGACAGGAGAAAAAACCGCTTCCTAGTATAGAGGTTGTTTTTGATGCGGTATTAGAAATTCGAAGCTCTGTCGTGTATGCCACGGTTATTATTAGCCTTGTTTTTTTACCTATTTTCTTTTTGTCAGGTATTGCTGAGAGAATTTTTAGCCCCTTAGCAATTGCATATATTGCCTCTGTTTTAGGCTCTTTAGTGGTTTCCATTACCATGGTTCCAGCACTATGTTATTTGCTATTGGTTCGCAGCTCAGAGAAAAAAGAGGATGAAGGAGTCAGCTTACATGCATTATCACAAACGGAACGCCATTATGAAGTGGCAACACAAGAAGAATCTCATGAGCAAGAAACGCGTTTTGTGATTTGGCTCAAGCGCCATTTTTTAGTCGGTTTGGAATGGGCTTTAGCGCATTGTAAGGCGGTAGTTTTGATGTCATTAGCAGCCTTTGTTTTTGCATTAGCATTATTACCTTTCTTTGGCACTTCTTTTTTGCCTGAGTTTCATGAAGGTAATTTTATTGTGGCGATGACCACGCTACCAGGTACCTCTCTTGATGAATCGGTACGACTAGGCACACAAGTACAAAAGGCGTTGCTACGTTACCCACAAGTTATATCTATTGCACAACGCGCAGGACGTAGCGAATTAGACGAAGATGCCCTGCCACCGAATGTCAGTGAATTTGATGTGCGCCTTGATTTTGATAAGGATAAGTCGATGCCGCCCGATGAGCTGTTACGTCGCATACGTCAAGATTTAGCCAATATTCCAGGAGCAGTATTTAATGTGGGTCAGTTTATTGCGCACCGTATGGATGAAGTGCTCTCTGGAGTCAGAGCGCAGGTGGCGGTTAAAATTTTTGGTGATAATCTCTCCACATTAAATGAATTAGGTCAGTCACTAGAAACGGTACTGAAAACTATTCCGGGTGTTGTAGACGTCAATAAAGAACAACAAATTAAAGTGCCGCAATTGGTGATTCAGCTTGATCGGGAAAAAGCCGCACGCTATGGGGTTAATGTGGGTCAAATTTCGGAAGATATACAAGTTCTCTTAAATGGGGTAAGTGCATCGACTGTCTTGGAAGGGCAGCGCACTTTTGATTTGTATCTGCGCATGGAAGCGCAAGATCGCGATAGCGTAAAAGCCATTCAAAACATGCTCATTGATGCCCACGGTACCGGCGAAAATAGCGCGAGCCAAATTCCCCTGCGCGCGGTAGCGGATATTAATGTTCAGCCTCAGCCTTTTGCTATTAATCGTGAGAACGTACAACGTTTATTAGTTATCGGTTTTAACGTGCAGGGACGTGATTTAGGAAGTGTCATTCGTGATGTTCAGCTTGAAGTTCAGGAAAAAATTAAATTGCCAGCAGGTTATTTCATTCAATATGGTGGGCAGTTTGAGAGTCAGCAACAGGCATCGCGTGTCATTTTAATCTTTGGCGGCTTAGTTATTTTTGTAATGCTCATATTGCTGCATAAAGCTTTTGGTACCGTACGCGAAGCTTTATTGGTCATGTTCAATTTACCACTCGCTCTTATTGGTGGGGTCATTTCCTTATTCTTAGCCAGTGGCGAGATGAGTGTCGCTGCGATGATTGGTTTTATTACGTTATTTGGTATCGCTGCTCGTAATGGAATTATCTTGGTCAGTCATTACAATCAATTGCGCTTACAAGGCAAAACACGTAACGAGGTGGTTATTTACGGAACCCTTGATCGATTAGTTCCTGTTTTAATGACAGCAGCCACTGCCGCATTGGGTTTATTCCCCCTATTGTGGGGCTCTCCTGCAGGCAAAGAATTGGAGCGACCTTTAGCACAAGTGCTTTTGGGAGGATTATTTACCTCCACGGTATTGAATATGTTTGTAGTGCCTACGGTGTACAACGCCATCGAACATTGGCGGGAACAAAGACTATCGCTTAATCAAACCAAAGAAGGAGCTTAAAATGAGACGTATTATGACGGGTACATTGTCTGTGGTAAAAAAAATGATGCATGCTGCCGTGTTGTTTTGTTTATTAAGTCCCGCACTTTACGCGCATGGCGATGAAAAAACTCAAAAGCCTACAACCATTCCAGCAATTTGGCAGGCTGTCGATAAAGAATTATCTGATATCAATGATGCAATTACCAACAACCAGTTAGGTGAAATACATCATCATGCCTTTGCCATTAACGAGCTCATGAATAGTTTACTGCCTTTAAGTCAGTCCTTATCTCAAGTGCAACTTACAACGGTCAAAAAGCAAATGGGCTACATTGATGAGTTAGCAAAGCGTTTGGATAAAACAGGCGATGCTAACGACAAAGAGGGTTCACTCGCTAACTTTGCAAAAATGCAAAAAATCATAGCTCAGATTCGTGTTCCATACAGTGCTGAACTCAAACAAAACCAATAATATCGTTTCTAAAAGGATGATTATGCTTAATACTTCACCAAGCCGCCTCATTGTAGGCGGTATCCTAATGGCCTGTGCTGGGACTGTTTTAGCTAAGGAAACTGTACAATCGACTGTGTTAACTATCAAAAAATACCCTATTACGGTAGATGGTAAAAAAACACAACTGTTTCGTATCGAGCAGCCTGATGGCACCTGGGGTTATCATGGCGTGGAGGGGGACTTTTTTGATGCAGTGGTAAAAAACACAACAGACAAGCCTACTGTAATCCACTGGCATGGTCTTATAGTACCTAATAATCAGGATGGGGTTCCTTATGTAACACAACAGCCTATTCCTCCCGGTGGCGAATATCATTATCGGTTCAAACTCAAGCAATCAGGAACATACTGGATGCATTCACATCATGACCTACAGGTGCAACAATTTCTATCCGCACCGTTTGTCATTAGCGAACCGCAAGAGGACAAAACAACGAAACAAGTCACGTTATTTATTGGCGATTTCAGTTACAAATCTCCAGAGGCTATTTTTTCTGAATTAAAAAAAGGAAACATGACTCATTCTGATGCTCATATGAATCACAACGCCATGGCGAACATGGATTCGATGAAAATGGATAAACCTGCCGC
Above is a genomic segment from Legionella lytica containing:
- a CDS encoding metal-sensitive transcriptional regulator, which codes for MNKHSTHEKELHGLNRAIGQLEGIKRMIEEKRYCIDVLTQIRAARSALKTIELSVLDTHIKGCLGHIATLNDENTRDQKLNEIIELLKKYE
- a CDS encoding copper-transporting P-type ATPase yields the protein MNNHHHTGHHTAKAESASCCHTPKIPNDAEIRDSSGFYICPMHPEVRQNRPGNCPICGMALEPETMSIEAEVSSEYRDMRRRFWIALILTLPLFLLEMGGHFLAHTIPAGLSTWLQLTLATPVVLWCGWPFFQRGYYSLKTRQLNMFTLIAMGIGVSWIYSVVATLVPSLFPAAFQTANGHVAVYFEAAAVITTLVLLGQVLELKAREQTGSAIRALLSLSPETAHRIGKEGSEEEVSLEKVQVGDLLRVRPGEKVPVDGEVMEGQSYIDESMVTGEPMPVSKEVGAKVIGATMNQTGSFVMKALHVGSDTMLSRIVQMVSEAQRSRAPIARLADKVSGWFVPIVLLIAVLAFIVWALVGPQPSLSYGLIAAVSVLIIACPCALGLATPMSIMIGVGQGAREGVLIKNAQALEQMERVNVLVVDKTGTLTVGRPTLTRIVTIDVFKEQEILAMAASIEQLSEHPIARAIVDAATKQKLFFESAEEFNAPTGKGVTGKVGSHQITIGSHSFIHELGIKDNPGLTKIADEERARGATVVFVARDKEIAAILVVQDPIKSNTRRVIDELHLSGIEVYMLTGDSKKTAVSVANTLGIKNVIAEVMPEEKSRQVRALKNKGFVVAMAGDGVNDAPALSEADIGIAMGTGTDVAIESAGITLLHGDLEGILKARHLSAATMRNIRENLFFAFVYNGLGVPLAAGVLYPITGLLLSPIIAAAAMSLSSVSVIANALRLRGLKLNVLSERK
- a CDS encoding type IV toxin-antitoxin system AbiEi family antitoxin domain-containing protein, with the translated sequence MMNKIKCRSFDTNIRYLFVINEIMYHTLNMKTEATYKQKVLQMASKTGIVRMSDLTERGITRATISRLVSENKLEKLASGLYCLPETEFSEKESLVIIASRVPQAVFCLLTALQIHDLTTQLPRKVWIAMPKGSHAPKMDYPPLKMVQYSDEAFSEGIEIIESDNIRLRVYNRGKTIADCFKHRNKIGLDVAIEALKEAYTKNKVTVDELWHYAKICRVANVMRPYIEAIQ
- a CDS encoding nucleotidyl transferase AbiEii/AbiGii toxin family protein; translated protein: MTKNIGESVRSRLKNIAVKEGSDFNAVLTRYGLERLLYRIGASDFSNQFLLKGALLFNLWYDMPHRPTKDIDLLGFGENDLAYIKQTFRKICSISGDDGINFLSESVTVDTIKKEGGYTGARVELFGELAKAKIKIQIDIGYGDAVTPGPIDAHYPVLLNDLPAPKIRTYPIYTVIAEKLHAIALLGMANSRLKDYLDLYVLLSNEQLDNHVLAQAIQATFTRRGMTVLEELPIGLTDEFANDPTRESMWKAFLRKNELEQRPLTDIIIVIRNLVQIPLSLAK
- a CDS encoding MFS transporter; translated protein: MIIDELKARFRLFSIQPYLYFALSGILATLGNGLIYITVSWLAYEKMHSISGIALMMFCIWLPTILFGPFFGVCADKYNRKNLMIMSNMVRGLAVIVFVILYYLGLSTNIFVLAICLGIFVSFYMPAAVPMISSIVPENDLMNANATVDMLYELGTIIGMGVSGFLVLYLGLMNTLALGGLLFLLAGIFNWLMQCKPEHCYGTPNKEKSSFVDDYVSSLHYLKDNPRLLGIYAIQTCIMILLMTIPILLLPYTKEVLKVGADKFSILEALFSMGVFIGCLISPILCRLIKIKRTLLLLMIGIALGLHIFSINENIIISYIFYFIIGFGLSSWALSLTQAQLLADKTFQGRLQSTFNSISGLGVLAIYLLITFHTELLDIQKMYNFQAIIALCAIVIILMVKEHVIEPTNNK